The Eschrichtius robustus isolate mEscRob2 chromosome 5, mEscRob2.pri, whole genome shotgun sequence DNA window CCTTTTAAggtaataaaaaatttaagtgcCCAGGTTTCAAATTAAGAGTGCAGGCTGAGGTATACCTGTTCAAGATCAAGAGAAGAGGCAACAGAAAAATTACCATAGCTTATTCTGTGCCATTAAAGAAATCATGACTACTTCATTTTTATGAACAACTGGAATGCAATGTTTATAGTTTATATCCTCATTTGAGACACTGATAGAGTAGCAGTTGACAATTAGAGAAAAAGCAACTAGACATATTTGAAGTCGTAtcagttatttttttcacatACTTGGCAACTATTACACAAAAAAATACTTGTCTCATTCACAGGGCACGgtcaaattaaaactaaaagcacaataacaaaatatttcttcaagaaaGTCAGCTGATCTTATAAAATTGTCCCACTTTGCTAAAATATACCTGAGGCAAGTCTTTCTTCATCAGGAGAAATAGGTTTATTTTCCATTCCATTTACTGTTTTTTCGGAAATATCAAAAACTGGAATCTCTTCTAGTCCACGAGACTTCACCTTGATTTATACATTCAgaccagcaaaaacaaaaacaaaagtgacAAATTGAAAGTAATTTTTAACAGGACTAACAGTAACAGGACCACTAATGCTGGAAAACAATCTGACATACTATGTTTCACAGCCCATTACATAAGCTTAGCTAATACTGCTAAGAACCCATGTTCTCCTAACAACACACAAAAACAGCATTACACAGTACTGTTTTCTCAAAGAAGTGGTTAAGGGGTTTGTAATATTTCCTAGTGACTTGTCAAGAAGTATTGCAAATAGTAGCCATGAAAAACTACATTATATTCCCCAGGTTCAGGAACACGGGAAAAGCAAATCTAAGGCAGAGACTTCCAAGTTTAAATGATAtatggacttcttttttttaaaaagaacacaattTTCAAAGGTGTTCCCAGGGCTTACTGATTGTTGAGAAAATACTAATTTCAGAAcgttagagttaccatatgaccaagcaattaGATTCCtacatatatacccaagagaaataaagaacgttatgtccacacaaaaacttgtatatgaatgtacCTAATAGCATATTCATAACAGGAAAGTgtgtaaacaacccaaatgttcatcaagtgATGAATGGATAACCAAAACGTTGCATAGTCATAGAATGGGATATTAtttaaccataaaaaggaatgaagtactaatacctgtgaaccttgaaaacattatgctcagtTAAAGAGGTCATTCACAAAAGACTACAGGTTAATGACTCCACTTTTATGAAATGTCCacaataggcaaatctacagagacaaagattagtggttgccttgaGGGTGAAAATGCAGAGTAACTAGTAATGAgtacagggttttttttcccgGGGTAATaacaaatgttctaaaattaggtcTTGGTGAGGGTTGTGTAActttgtgaatacactaaaaaaccACTTAATTGTGTGTTTTgggtgggtgaattttatggtatgtggcTGGATCTCAATAAAGCAGTTGAAATGCTTCATCTATCAGACTGAAAATTACTAATAGTTTTTTTTCCCACTggttaaatgtttttaaaggtcAAGTAAAACTAATACTAAATCAAGGACTTTCACGAATACAGCAGAAATCTTCAGTAGTCTGCAAACTCCAGTCCCAGAAATTCTAACAGAACACTGGCTTTCACCCTTAACAAACcctatttttcatatattcacaGTTTTGCATAGTATCAATGAATACATCAAGGGTTTCTAAATGGGTTTCAGGAGAGTCTGTGAATTCTTCTGAAATGATATACAAAATTTTCCATatattgatacatttttataGGGCAAAAGAATCTTGGCTTTCGTAAGAATCTTGAGAAATGTCCATGACCTAAAATGTTTGTGTTTAAAGTTGATAGGaagaacaagtaaaaaaaaattggtcacaATTGTGTTGGATATCAAAATCAAAATACTGTTAACTACAAATCTGCAAGACTTTTGTAAATGTTTAGATTTGAACATCTAGGTtttagaaatggcagccatgaAACCAATCACCTATTTGGTGGAAATAAAAGAGATAAGAGGGTAGGAAAATAGAATTCAAAGAATAAAGAGGTATTATACACAATAACAGTACAAAATGAGCAAATctacagaattataaatgaatcTTTTAAGTTACTCTTAACTGCAGGGGAAGGGAAGATAAGGCATCATATAAAATGAGTTTTTAAGCAAGAATAGTTAAAATGCAAACTTCCGTAACTGTACTGCTTGATCATTTATTTATACATGATGTTATGACATCTAAGTTTTTACCTGCTGCTCATGATATACTCTGAGAGCCTTTTTTACATTAGACACTTTTGGAGAACGGATAGGAAGAGTTTTTATTTCAGATGCTGTAAGAGTACTCAAATCACcaattgtttttatattcttgGCTCTAATGAGTTGTCCCAGTCCTCTTGCCCTAAAGAGatgagagaaacaggaaaaatgtcatatagttttatatttattctgtTTGTAAGGGCCTATCCAATTGAATTTCCTGATTTAAGCTCAATCATAACTGAATTTATATAGACCCACCTAGCCCACTCTGTGGACAGGCACACGTGcatttactttaaaacaaaatttgaatcTGATGTGTATAACTGGCTTAAGCAAGATTAACCTTTACAAACATAAAGTGGAACTAATTACACTCCTTTATAGTATTTATATTAGGATTGAATAAGATAATGTATGCAAAACCTGGCAAATATTAAGCACACAATTATCTTAGCCATTACTGTATTATGATCAATGCTTCTATTATTGTCATATCTCACCCATCTTCCCAgctgcatttttatttctaaaacaaagTGTGTGAAAGTACATATAAATCAATTCTAAACATGAGAACCTTGATCATTTAAATATTCCTCTTAAGTAAGTGGCACCTCTAGGTATAAGCCAGAAGCCTAAATAACCACTTACCACATGTTGGACGTAATCTGAGGTAAAATGATGTCAACTGGTGCTACACAGTTCACCAAAGCAGGGTAAACACTTTCTGTTGGACATGGCACAGACTCCTTAGCCATTTCTGCAATCTTAGAATAAATTTCAAAAGCTGTTAAATAGAGGTCACCTGACTGaacatgaaaatataaagttGCATGAAAACTAAAGCACTTCTTACTAAACACTTCTTTGAGCTCTTAAATTTAGGGCTACGTGATCCTGGGGACAGAAATCCTTTGGCTGAAGTAGTATTATGCTagacagaagaaaggagaaaaaaaaaactcagaaccCTAGATAACTGTAAATTTTACAACTTTATTTTCACAACTTAAGCCTGCAGTAATGtcttaaaattttcagaaaatgtaaaatgtaacaaTATTACTGGATCAATGACTTGCTGGATCATCACTGCCTCTTACCACCTCTTCTCGTCATGTCTGCTTACCAAGTAAGCAGACAAAAGAACAATAAACCAAACCAAGTAAGTTTTGTTtcttaattagttaattttaagACAAATTACCCAACATAATTCTGTctgcatgtgtattttttaaagcctACAGCTTACCTTAGATTGCGCAGTAGGTGAAGTTTTAACACTTTTTACTATGGGAGAACTACTTGAAGAATGGCACCTAACAATAGAGCATCGCCTATCAATGTCATCTGCCAATCCTGCTTGGTATATAGGATCTGCAAAGGAGACACGGCGAACCTGAAAACATAGGTCatgtttttatttaacaaaattaaaagttaaaaaaaaataacactgtaAATTCTCATAAGGTTAGCCAAAAATAGAATGTGAAGCTTAATTTATTTCACTAGAAGCCAACTGCACATAGTTGTAGTTCTTCCTGGTGACTGCTTTCACAGATATTACTCAAGACCAAGGGTCATTCCAATTATCTATGGTCTAAACTGCATAATACAGCAATAAGGAGAGTGAAAGAAGGATAGCAGCAGAAACTTAATGAAACTGCATGTGAGAGTTAAAATTGTATAATCAAATTCTATTAACCTTACAGGCTTACTATGGACTGTAAAGAACAAGGTAAAGAGGCAGAGACAGTACTAACTGGCCTCTGGTGTATCTTACTAAGCTCAGTTCTTAACTCTTTGAGGGTACAAGAGTCACAGCAATTGGGTggctttttttgtctttcttagcCCAGCGTGAAGTCATTTTGGCCTCCTCTAAACTCTTTATCCACTCATTCAGCTATCTGATATAAGTACACAACAGAGCACTTAAACCATTAAATACGTATATAAATGCCTCCTGGTCTTGATTCCCAAAAGACTGGGCAGATTTTGTACATATCTGCTACAGAAAACTACTGTATGTTGTACTGTTgcctaaataaaaattaaatgagctaCTGTCAAACAAAACATGACTAGTTAACTGATATTAACAATCTAAAGTatgctgaagaaatcaaatgcATTTTACCTTATGGCCTATTTAAacttaagattaaaaaataataataatagtaagagcctcaaaacaaaagcaaagcaagACCAAATTGAAAAAACCTCAAGTGGTGTTAAGTCTTCCCAAGAACTAATCTCTGAATTCTCAATATGAGAATTTTCAGTATATCTTGGGGAAGTCTTCACAATGTGCTGGCTAAAGGCAAAATTAACTGCcagtataattatatttatatatacacgtTTGTATACATAAACACATGTATTCTACAGTAAATGGTAGGTTCAGTTTCAAAATTAAGTTAAGGAATGCCTACATTGTACTTTTTCAAAACATCTACTTTGCTAGAGAGGACAAGTTGAGTTATGTAAGCACATgcaacttttcctttttaaattgtcCTTATTCAACAAATTATGTGCAAGTCACAGGGCCAGGGGTTAAAGTAGATACATAGGTAATCCATATGTTTACAAACCAAAGTAGATAAACTATAGTGAAGAAGATGggaacataaacaaaataattacaaatgaaATCATATCCAGAAATTAATGAAGGCACAGCctaaagagatttttctttttaattaaacaagGTCTGAAAATAAGTTTATATAAATACTTAATAATATGTGAAACAGATAGCATAATGTcctagtacatagtaagtgctaactAAAGCTACTTTATCAGTTTCTAAGTGTTTCCTCATATATTATGGTAcgaagagcagaaaaaaaaaaatcaccatgagAGATTATTAAGTTTGCAAAAAGTGAACAATGGTGATGGTTGTATGATCTGTAGCTTAGTGTCCTGAAATGAAGGAATATCTAAAgggcttcagggacttccctggtggtgcagtggttaagaatccgcctgccgatgcagcagacacgggttcgagccctagtccgggaagatcccacatgccgcggagcaactaagcccgtgcgtcacaactactgagcctgccctctagagcctgcaagccacaactactgagctcacgtgccataactactgaagcccatgggcctagagcccgtgctccgcaacaagagaagccaccagagtgagaagcccgtgcactgcaacgaagagtagcccccgctcgccacaatgaGACATAGCCCGCgggaagcaacaaagacccaatgcagcaagcaagcaataaattaaataaataaataaatttaaagggcTTCAGTCTCCTTTCTCAACCTTTCCTTCTACATGCCCTTTTCCCTAGCCACCATAGTAAATATTCAAAATGAATGGTCATATAAACCTAATATTCTGTCATTCACCAGGTATCACCATATGGCCAAAATATTCTAATTAAACATGGACTCATTAATATTCAGCCTCAATCCCCCTACCTTGTGAACAGGTGATGAGATTTCATCTTCTTGGGGTCTTTTTAGTCCTCTCTTTAAAATGCTGGTGGATGGAGAAGCCAAAGGAGACCAGACACAGCGTGTCTGCATGCCACTAGGACTGTCATTTGCTGACATGAGTAAAGGATCAAGATCCCTTAATTTTTGAGGAGACGTAATATTGTCTTCTGATACCAGTTCAGAAACAGCTGTTTCAGCTGTCAGAGGTTGTGGTGTCTCCTCCACTTTTTCTGAAGTATGGTGAACTTCCGGTAAAATTCCATCATTTCCCGCTACCATCTGATTGTCATCTAATTTTGTTTCCTCAAATTTATTAGGTTCAATATTTGTTTCAGTTTTATTAGAGTCAACCTCTCCTTCTTCAGCGCTCATCTCAAGTGTGTCGGGAACAAAGCTATCGATTTCTACATTCAATCTCTTTGTTTCAGCTTCTATCGGCTTAGAGGCTTTGGTAGTTAAGTCCTCATCCTCTGTTTCATTCACACGGTCAGTTTCAGCAGTCACCTCACCAATCattgtttcttcacaattttccATTTCAGCATTCATTTCTCCAGATGAGCCTGGATCAGATTCATCACTTCCTCTGTCTAGTTCCCCAACTGCTATTTGTTCAGAAATCTCTAACTGAGCACTCACTTTTACAGGTGTGGTATTATCAGAATGACCAATACCTGAGTTAAATTCCTCAGTTATTGCTTCGTAAGCACTCAGTTCTTCAGGTGCATCCgttctttgactgttttcctctgtTACCTCTTCCTCTGAAATATCAGTTTTGACACTCTTTTGTTCAGAGAAGCTAGCTTCAGATTTATCATTTTCTGCATTCAATTCCATAGCATCTACTTCTCCTGGATTCAATTCTGCATTTGCTTCAACATTAGCAAGGTTCTCTATAATACTCAATTCCTTTTTGGGGATAGCCTCTGGCTTTTCTTCTTTGGTCTCCAAAGTAAAACATTCCAGTGAAATATCTTTGGAGTCACCTAAACATGGGTcaatagttttacattttttattagatGGCTCCTGGCTTTCAAGAGATATTGCTTCCTCAGAATCCCTATCAcaagtttctttaaaatttaccatttcagaAGGAAGAAAGTCTTGAATAGTATTTTCTTTCAACTCAGTTTCAGATATAATTAATGAATCATTAATAGTATCATTCTCCTCCTTGAGATCCAAATGAAAATTCACACTATGATGCTCACCTGAAAGTTTTACTTCTGAGTACAGATCAGCTTTAGAAGTTTCTGATATAGTTACAGGTGTCTGCACATCTGTCTTTTTCGTTTCGCTGACTTTTACATCATAATTCTCTGTATTCTTTAACCCAATGAATGACTTTTCCTGAGGTTGTGATTTTTCTCCACAGCAATCACAACCTTTAGATCTCCTCACCCTCCTACTTCTCTTGTGTTGGCATTCAAGTATTTCAAGAGTTTTTTCAGAAAGCAAAGAAATGTctgatgtttctgtttttgaggACTCACCCACACTATTTTCTAGAGAATCTCGCTTATGTAATCTTTTATTGGCATTTCTAGTCCTTAGATTTGATTCTGGTACAGAAGGATTTGAAAAGGAATGTTCTGCACATTtgttagttttactttttccctcaTAAGTATTTGATACATCACCAGAAACTTGTAATAATTCTGAAGATATTGTAGAATCTTGAAGAGTTACAgtattactttcttctttttcacagATCTGAGATTTTGTATCTTTGTCTACTTCAGAATTCCCTTTATAATCCTGTGTCTGACTTTCAACCTTTATACATTCCTGTTTTACCATCTTCTCTTCTTGATCTTCAATGTCAACATTGTCactgcttttgtttttccattttccagaTCTTTTCTTTTTAGAACCTTCTTCTTTTGCCTCAGAACTATCAGATTCTGAGTTTTCAATGCTGGAAAGTAAACCCTGGCATGCTCTTCTTGTTTGATACCGTGTTCGTCCCCTTACTGGTTTCTCAGAGGATTTATCTGCAATGTCCTGGGCACCATCTCCCTCAGATTTAGTAGTCTCAAGATCTGGCTTTCTTCTATTTTCATCAATTTCAGCATTAGCACTGGTTTCCCCAGAAGTCTTCTCATgtaaattatttcctttctcaatTAAATTTTCCTGTACAGTTTGTTCAGAAATCAATTTTTGCTTAGGTAAAACATCATCTTTTACATGCAATGGACTCCTCTGCAgagtcttttcttcttccttacgTCTTTCCctcttttgattattttctttatcttggcTATCAGTGGTTGGCTCTGCTGTTTCTGAACGTCGCCTTAAAGATCGTCTAAGGGTTTTATGATTTGGAGTTATCTGAACATGACTATCCTCAGTTACTGTTTGATCTGTTGTTATTATGGCTGGGGGTGTGTTTTCTTTGGATTCCAAGTTAATTTCTAAGGTTTTCTCCTCTACGGTATTGTTTTCTAATAGTATAGTATTTTCTATTGTTGGTTTAAGCATGGTATCCTCATACTCCACTGAAGACTCAGAGAGATGAACCTGATTATCTAATACACATTCTGTTTGATTAAGCAAACCAGGTGGGTTATTTTCTAAGGCTACCATGCCATCAACAGATTCCCGAGTACTTTTCTCCTCATCAGATCTCATCAAGGGCTTAGACTTTTTATTCCCTATTGGTTCAGGCTTACTTGACCTTCGGCCTGATCTCTTAATCCCATGCACTGTTTTTTCAGAGTCAGATTTTGAAAGAGCcacttctcttttctttgcttttggtgGATTATCTGTTTTAGCTGTGCCTTCCTGGTTATTTTTCACTATAACAGCTGATGACATGTTATTCAAGGGGGATGGACTAAAGGGTCTATTTTCTGAGCCATCAAACTTCTCCAAAGTAATAAAGGATTGCCTTCGACTTGTAGGCTGTGGGGAAGGAGTTCCAGAAATAGTGGCATTAGAAACCGAGCTACTGCTGACACCAAATGTATTTTCTGTACTAGATGCACATTCAGTTGGCGTCTTCTTTGATACAATTAAAGCCTTTTTTCTGGCATCATTACTGCTCAGTATTTCTGGATTGGTTTCCTCAATAGAACCACACTCATTATTCGAAAGGGAAGCCTTTTCAAGGTGTTCATCCATACCACAGTTTTCCGTGACATGTTGAGGAATGACAATGTCACTCTCCTTTTGTTCCTCCTGCACAgaaatgtacatatacatatagattaACCAGCAAACAAGTCTGACTTTCTGGGGAAATTTTTGTGTAAAGCTTTAGTAATTCAAAGGGCAATTTGACTTTCAATATTTTGCAAATTTTCCAAAGGTGATGGTAGATGCCCATTAATTTGTGTTTCCAATTGTTAAGTATTCAATAAagccaaatacattttaaacacaCATGCAGTCACACACAGATGCAGACCCACACATATAATGACTATAATTCTGCTAAAGTCTGCTAAGGAAAGTTAAGAGATTATACAATAAATCTTAACATTAATATAAGAGACTCCATAATAATGGAAGGGTGATTCTAAAAACCCCAAAATATGAAATACCAAATATACCTTAAATATCATCTTGGAATCTTCCTTGGATTTTTCCATTAAAGCAGGAATTTCCCTGAAATAAGTAAGTGCATAAATTAGAATACTgttaattaaaaattagaaaaccagGTACTTCAACAACTTCCATACTTACATAGACTCTTCCTGACTATACTGAGAAAATAAAGTATCTTGTGAAACATCCAGATTATTATACATGGCAGGAATATCACAcctgaaaaagattttttataaGCAACTTGAATATCTGATATTCCTACAACTAGAAATTAAACTTGTAATTCTACATCTAGTTACATTTTAAGAACAATATAAAATCAAGGTTTAAAtgcttattttccagattttCCATGAAACCATCTCCCCTACCTTTTCCTCCCATACCTCAATAAAGGAATTGTTTAGAAACATTTAGCACATTTCAAGGCAGccttatacattatgaaatgtagTTATGCAGAGTCTATCTTTCTGACACTTAAAATATAGCACAGTATACACAGCACCTTAGTTATAAACTCAAAATTATGGTTTGCCGCATGAAATCTAAATGTAAATATGGAATACTCAATTCAAGATAAAAGTACTACAAACCTCTTCATTTTGAGTACTTCTTTCTGGTGTTCAGTTAGtattctttcctttgtttcttttccttctggaggTATAAACACAAAGTCAGTAGACTTTTCCTCTTCCAAAGGCATTTCACTCTTTGCTTTTGGAGTTGAAGACTCTAGTTTCAACTGCAAATTGAAAACGTTAATGTGCATTTTGagtttccaaattattttccaatacTTCAATCTCTCTTCAGGCACTCTGATAAAGGTTTTTGATAATGACTAGGAAGTTTGAAGTTCAAGACTCCTGGTTAATAACAATTAGTACCATGTCCTTAACTTTCATTCTGCCTCTATTAAATACTccgaaaataaaaattattatacctctttaaaaagtaggcaagggcttccctggtggcactgtggttaagaatccgcctgccaatgcaggggacacgggtttgagccctggtccaggaagattccacatgccgtggagcaactaagcccatgcaccacaactactgaggcctgtgctctggagcccgcgagccacaactactgagcccacatgccacaactactgaagcccatgtgcctagagcctgtgctctgcaacaagagaagccaccacaatgagaaggccacgcaccacaacgaaaagtagcccctgctcactgcaactagagaaagccagcgtgcagcaatgaagacccaatgcagccaaaaagaaataaataaaatacataaatgtattaaaaaaaacaatggatctccatttcctttaaaaaaaagaaaaaaaaaaaaaaaggtaggcaaATGTGTGCTTACCAAAAAAGCATGGGCAAATGTTTTTCAGGCCAACACATAGAAATCAAGTGTTTTGGCAGGAGGAACGTTTATCTGCAGTTTCAAGTTGAAGCACAAACTACTCAAATTAAGTAAAAGTTGCCAAAATAATATGTCCTACATACCAATAATATTGGTACCATAATGtcatttttacaaattttcaGCACAGTTGTTTTCATTCTACTTTTCAGTTGCTACAAGACTGTGTCaaagttattctttaaaaataacatatttctttcattttgccaGGGCCATGGTCTCAAGATTCTAGAACACCCCTTTACTGGAGGTCCTGGAAGAAAGAATTATTATCTGAAAATTGGTTAATTGGCCACTAGATACTAGATATTTAGCTTTATATATGAGCTTACAACAGATGTCTTGCAGATGCATTCTCTTTCTATTCAATAACAGAAGTTCTAAAACAGTCTCCTTTCATGCTACCTATGTTATAGTTAATCTTATTTAGTTTCATTCCATCTCAAGGGGGCTGCTGCCTCAAGTAACTATACTAAACAAATGCTCAGAGTTATGCAGACTTAACTTTACTAAGAAGTAATCATCTCCCAAGGCTTCTAGATTACCATGTCATCTTAATAgtcttcccaggccacaatttATTATTTCCCTACAATCCCATCTTTTATTTAGTCTTTAACAGGTTTTTCTTCAGAAGTTGTATATTTGCAAGCTAccatatactttaattttaaaagttctattAAATACACTTTGAAAAACATACTTTAACTGGTGGTTTCATATTGTCTTTTGTATCCTTTGTTTGTGCCAAAAAAGAATCTCTTTTTCCACTTGAGGTTCTTTCCATGCCACTTATCTTCGTACTTAACTGTGAattttctgtctgtttttgtaaaagtaaaacaatttcattatatgcaaatgttcttttttatttatccttttcaCATTTTGATAGTTACAGTCTAATCAATACTCATTTCAAATTTCTTTTGACTATTCGTATCTACTAAGATCAtgtcaaagaaaagaaagccacTGTCTAATGCAGTAACAGCAAAGATTTGTTGTCTCCAACTTATATAGCAATAGTTGTTTTGCCTCCTGAAAATAAGATATATCAAATAAACACTATAAAAATGAATCGAATTATTGGACTCAAATACCCCTCTTATtactggaaattttttaaaaaggaaaaaccaaagCCATAAAACTTCAAACAATAAAACATACACGACAGAAAATACTATCAGGTCCCTCCCAACAGAATATATGGGTTTTTCAGGCCAAATTACACTGAAGGAGTCTAAACAAGTCTAGATAATTATCtgataagaatttttattttacccaAAAACCAAAACTAAGTAAGAGCAAATCATTTAGCTAGCTATAACACTTTTTCTCTTAAGGTTCTAAACAAAAAACGGTGAGACTCCATTTGTTGTTGAATAGGAAAAAAGTGCCTAAGGGTGTTCTACCTGATGAGTATATAGTGCTTGTATCTTTACTCCTTAATCTTTAGACAGTAATCAAGT harbors:
- the RIF1 gene encoding telomere-associated protein RIF1 isoform X3 produces the protein MTAPGRSPLVPLLETLEDPSASHGEQTDAYLTLTSRMTGEDGKEIIIEIEKKLPQLFRVLKTHIASPNSELSSAALQALGFCLYNPKITSGLSETNIQELLSKLNDIVKNSDKNVRTRALWVISKQTFPTEVVGKVVSSIIDSLEIVFNRGEVHSAVVDYEALNVVIRLIEQAPIQMGEESIRWAKLVIPLVVHSAQKVHLRGATALEMGMPLLLQKQQEIASITEQLMTTKLLSELQKLFMSKNETYVLKLWPLFVRLLGKTLHRSGSFINSLLQLEELGFRSGAPMIKKIAFIAWKSLIDNFALNPEILCSAKRLKLLMQPLSSIHVRTESLALTKLEVWWYLLTRLGPHLPANFEQVCVPLIQSTISIDSNASPQGSSSRVATSPALNPATPVHKGASPYGAPRMNLSSSFSGMATIPSIQVLGLEMLLHFLLGPEVLSFAKQNKLTLSLERLEHPLITSSSFFSKHANTFITAVHDSFFAIRKDASDAVVNAIWKELVSLVKSVIESGNKKERPGSEVLTLLLKSLESIVKSEVFPVLKTLVLMEITIKGLPQKVLGSPAYQVANMDILNGTPALFLIQLIFNNNLLECGVEDERFFLNLETLVGCVLSGPTSPLAFSDSVLNVINQNAKQLENKEHLWRMWSIIVTPLTELINQTNEVNQGDALEHNFSAIYCALTLPINHIFSAQKIPAATMKTLLKTWSELYRAFARCAALVATAEENLCCEELSSKIMSSLEDEGLSNLLFLDRITHIITVMVDCIDFSPYNIKYQPKIKSPQRPSDWSKKKKEPLGKLASLFKLIVRVIYPFHTLSLKEVHSDTLLAIGNSITSILSNVLGHISLPSMIRKMFATLTRPLALFYKNSKFDEVPKVYSCMNNKLEKLLGEIIACLHVSYTGTYDSELLEQISPLLCIVFSHKNKQIRKQSAQFWNATFAKVTMLIYPEELKPILKQAKQKSLLLLPGLENVEIIEESSGPYSDTTENSQLSTKISGMERTSSGKRDSFLAQTKDTKDNMKPPVKLKLESSTPKAKSEMPLEEEKSTDFVFIPPEGKETKERILTEHQKEVLKMKRCDIPAMYNNLDVSQDTLFSQYSQEESMEIPALMEKSKEDSKMIFKEEQKESDIVIPQHVTENCGMDEHLEKASLSNNECGSIEETNPEILSSNDARKKALIVSKKTPTECASSTENTFGVSSSSVSNATISGTPSPQPTSRRQSFITLEKFDGSENRPFSPSPLNNMSSAVIVKNNQEGTAKTDNPPKAKKREVALSKSDSEKTVHGIKRSGRRSSKPEPIGNKKSKPLMRSDEEKSTRESVDGMVALENNPPGLLNQTECVLDNQVHLSESSVEYEDTMLKPTIENTILLENNTVEEKTLEINLESKENTPPAIITTDQTVTEDSHVQITPNHKTLRRSLRRRSETAEPTTDSQDKENNQKRERRKEEEKTLQRSPLHVKDDVLPKQKLISEQTVQENLIEKGNNLHEKTSGETSANAEIDENRRKPDLETTKSEGDGAQDIADKSSEKPVRGRTRYQTRRACQGLLSSIENSESDSSEAKEEGSKKKRSGKWKNKSSDNVDIEDQEEKMVKQECIKVESQTQDYKGNSEVDKDTKSQICEKEESNTVTLQDSTISSELLQVSGDVSNTYEGKSKTNKCAEHSFSNPSVPESNLRTRNANKRLHKRDSLENSVGESSKTETSDISLLSEKTLEILECQHKRSRRVRRSKGCDCCGEKSQPQEKSFIGLKNTENYDVKVSETKKTDVQTPVTISETSKADLYSEVKLSGEHHSVNFHLDLKEENDTINDSLIISETELKENTIQDFLPSEMVNFKETCDRDSEEAISLESQEPSNKKCKTIDPCLGDSKDISLECFTLETKEEKPEAIPKKELSIIENLANVEANAELNPGEVDAMELNAENDKSEASFSEQKSVKTDISEEEVTEENSQRTDAPEELSAYEAITEEFNSGIGHSDNTTPVKVSAQLEISEQIAVGELDRGSDESDPGSSGEMNAEMENCEETMIGEVTAETDRVNETEDEDLTTKASKPIEAETKRLNVEIDSFVPDTLEMSAEEGEVDSNKTETNIEPNKFEETKLDDNQMVAGNDGILPEVHHTSEKVEETPQPLTAETAVSELVSEDNITSPQKLRDLDPLLMSANDSPSGMQTRCVWSPLASPSTSILKRGLKRPQEDEISSPVHKVRRVSFADPIYQAGLADDIDRRCSIVRCHSSSSSPIVKSVKTSPTAQSKIAEMAKESVPCPTESVYPALVNCVAPVDIILPQITSNMWARGLGQLIRAKNIKTIGDLSTLTASEIKTLPIRSPKVSNVKKALRVYHEQQVKSRGLEEIPVFDISEKTVNGMENKPISPDEERLASDLIDPVALETPLSKNLVTQISALALQLDSEDLHNYSGSQLFEMHEKLGSMANSIIKNLQSRWRSPAHENSI